The region GTTGAGAGGCTTTCGATGAAGTTGAAAGAGTCAGGGCTGAATCCGGGTATTGCAACAAGGGGATACAAGAGGGAAAGGGGCGGTATGTTTTGTGTGGATGTTAAAAACGACACCGCAAAAGAGGTAGGGGATGAGGCCTTCATGCTTGCAAAAAAGACACAAATCCCGGTATTCGTTGGCGCTGACAGGGCAGAGGCGATAGGCCAGGGTATAAGGGATTTACGGATAGACGTCGCGCTCCTTGATGATGGTTTTCAATTGAAAAATATTAAAAAGGATATGGACATACTTATTCTTAACGGCAGGGAAGGCGGAAATAATGGATTGTTCCCTCTTGGTCCTTACAGGGAGCCCACTGAAAGAATAAAGGATGCAGATGTGATTATTATAAATAAGGGTGATATGAACGGTGAAATTGGACAATACGGCGAAGGTATTCCGGTTTTCCGGGCTCAATATAAACCGGCATATCTATACAACATCAAGATGAATCTTATTGCCCACTATAATTTTTTAAAGGGCAGAAATGTGCTTGCCTTCGCAGGCCTGGGCGACAACCGGTCCTTTTTTGACCTGCTTAAGGCAATGGGAGTTCATGTTTTGCATGAAATATCGTATCCTGACCATTATGCGTATAAAAGAAGAGATATGGAAAGACTCCTGTCTGTTAAGGATGTGGAGGCTTTTGTTACCACAGAAAAGGATGCTGTAAAGATCGTCCATACGGATATACCTGAAAACCTTTTCTACCTGGCAATAGAGATGGTAATCGAGCGCGAGCAGGAGTTTATAGATTGCATTATTAAAAAAATAGAAGATAAGAAAATAGTTCACAATTGACAGCACAGGGTCAAAAAGGAGAAGTCATGTCAGAAAGAGTAATGATTTTTGATACCACATTGAGAGATGGAGAACAGTCTCCGGGAAACACGATGAACACACAGGAAAAACTCAGGGTAGCCAGACAACTTGAGATTCTGGGTGTCGATATTATTGAAGCTGGTTTTCCTATAGCCTCGGATGGCGATTTTGATGCAGTAAGACAGATTGCCGGCATTATCAAAAACTGCGAGGTAGCAGGTCTTGCGCGGGCAAACAATGGAGACATTGACCGGGCCTGGGAAGCAATAAAAAATGCGAGCATGCCCCGGATACATACCTTTATTTCAACCTCAGACATACATCTCAAGCATCAATTCAAGAAGACCAGGGATGAAATTTTAAAGATAGCAGTAGATGCCGTAAAAAGGGCAAAGAAATATACCGAAAATGTTGAATTCTCTGCCATGGATGCAACCAGAAGCGACTGGGATTACCTGTGCTGTATAGTAGCCGAGGTTATCGATGCAGGGGCTGTTACCGTTAATATCCCGGATACGGTAGGCTACGCTGTGCCTCAGGAATTCGGCAAACTTATACGCTACATTAAAGAGCATGTACCCAACATAGACCGGGCCGTTATCAGTATACACTGTCATAATGATCTCGGACTTGCCGTTGCAAACTCCATTGCGGCAATAGAAAATGGTGCGCGCCAGATAGAGTGCACGATCAACGGCATCGGCGAACGGGCAGGAAACGCATCAATGGAAGAGATTGCCATGATCCTCCGTACACGAAAAGACGCATTTTCCTTAGAAACACGGATCGTCACCGAGAAGATATATCCTGCGAGCAGGCTTATAACTTCTATTACAGGCGTTTCCGTTCAACCTAATAAGGCAATAGTCGGCGCCAATGCCTTTGCCCATGAATCAGGCATTCATCAGGACGGCCTTTTGAAGGCAAAACTTACATATGAGATTATGACCCCCGAGT is a window of Pseudomonadota bacterium DNA encoding:
- the lpxK gene encoding tetraacyldisaccharide 4'-kinase, with amino-acid sequence MRNLILKVWRGEAKYLKWFLYPLLFFLSGLYKLCLKLRTALYDMGMIKTKEVSIPVVSIGNITLGGTGKTPVVERLSMKLKESGLNPGIATRGYKRERGGMFCVDVKNDTAKEVGDEAFMLAKKTQIPVFVGADRAEAIGQGIRDLRIDVALLDDGFQLKNIKKDMDILILNGREGGNNGLFPLGPYREPTERIKDADVIIINKGDMNGEIGQYGEGIPVFRAQYKPAYLYNIKMNLIAHYNFLKGRNVLAFAGLGDNRSFFDLLKAMGVHVLHEISYPDHYAYKRRDMERLLSVKDVEAFVTTEKDAVKIVHTDIPENLFYLAIEMVIEREQEFIDCIIKKIEDKKIVHN
- a CDS encoding 2-isopropylmalate synthase — protein: MSERVMIFDTTLRDGEQSPGNTMNTQEKLRVARQLEILGVDIIEAGFPIASDGDFDAVRQIAGIIKNCEVAGLARANNGDIDRAWEAIKNASMPRIHTFISTSDIHLKHQFKKTRDEILKIAVDAVKRAKKYTENVEFSAMDATRSDWDYLCCIVAEVIDAGAVTVNIPDTVGYAVPQEFGKLIRYIKEHVPNIDRAVISIHCHNDLGLAVANSIAAIENGARQIECTINGIGERAGNASMEEIAMILRTRKDAFSLETRIVTEKIYPASRLITSITGVSVQPNKAIVGANAFAHESGIHQDGLLKAKLTYEIMTPESVGIAKSSLVLGKHSGRHAFRERIEGLGYTLDEKELNVTFKRFKTLSDMKKYVYDEDIEMIIMDEIYKIPEKYRLVYLNVSCGNTTIPTATVKLEIDGNVFQDVGVGDGPVDATYKIIKKMVKTNSKLVKFSVNSITKDMDAQGDVFVKLEEKGLISIGKGADTDIIVASAKAYINALNRLEYIKTKKVEVK